The nucleotide sequence CTCGTCTTCTCCGGTATGTTTTTGACTTGGTTGTTGTAGTGATGACCGTTTATCAATGAGGAATCGCATGTAGTTTATCATTTCATTCTTACTCAATGTAATTTCCTCCCTTGCTCTTTTCAATAGCATCCAAGAATCAACAATATTATATTTGTCGGCAAGGGAAACTGCAAAAACGACGAAATgaagtttttacttaaaaaagtacaatttttttatttttacgtgtgGGAAAGTGCGTGTCATCCCGATCCAGAACTGTTTCCCAAGGAAAGACACCTTCATTGAAATCCTCGTAAGAAATTGGAAGCGTTGTATCCTtagaattaattaattcaatcgtTTCCAAAGCCTTTCGTTTAGGTTCCGTCAAAACCCGCCTTAATTTAGTGCGACTcttcgaattttctttttagtacAAGTTCGATACTCTGAGTAAGTAATGCGGtctcaatttattttttgtaatataCCTGCTTCTTTAGAgatagaaatggaagtagtcTTTAAATGAGCATGTAAGCCCTCCAGCATTCTTCTCAGTGTATCAACTGTagtctttttggtttttctttggtcAAGAATTGCCTTAGCTTTTGTCTCCAGCTCCTTGTGAATCAGTGGAAGATCATTATATACGAGGTTATGGGTTTCCAACAATTTCTCGAGTTTTGGAGTGCcttgtttgatttcctttcttgcctaagaaaattttcgttattttcaaataattattCAACCTGTATTGCAAAGTTGTTTACTTTTTCTAGCTTTTTGCGTAGAAGGAAATgcatattttcaattttacccCAGTTCCAATAAAGAATAGCTAATGTTAAAAAATCGTTTCTGTCTAAATGAAGTAAGAGTAAAATCGTTGAATTAATAGTTAACAATGCAACAATGTTTGCTAATAAATACAGTAAGAAGCTCTATTACTATGTTTGGCCATATGCTTTAGCACATAAGCAGGGTTGGACGCggtagtaaaaaaatttaccgcTACCCGGTAGCTGTAACCGCAAGATTTCAATTTTCTACCGCGGTACGTTACTACCGCGGTAGTCTGACAGCCTACCGCGGTTGCGGTGGTCGTTTGCGGTAGCGCGGATAGCtaagacaaaataaaatcacAAGCATTTAGGTTTCATTTAGTTTGCCTTATTGTCTTGTATTTCAGATTGAAAGAATTACTGAATTAGTTTATGAATCAATGAACTTGTTTACTTTTAATAATAACATGCGTTCAAAGTTTTTGTCTGACAAACGACCCCTTAGTGGGGTAAAAATCCTTCCTGCAACGCTGAATAAGCGCTCGACAGAGGCCGAGGAAGGAAATGCAGCATTGTACTTGATAAATATGGCCTTAATGGTTGGGTATTTGTTCAGGCTGCTTATCTTTGTAGACTGGTCGGCAAGGAACAAATCAACCTCGTTGGATTCCGCTGGTACTGTGTTTGTCAAAATTGATTTGAAGAAATCTTTCTTGGTCTTCTTTCTCTGCGGGCTGTAGTCCGAATCCTCGCTTTGAATACCATCGGCCGCTGAATAAGACTGCTTCCtagtaaaatgaaaattaaagcAAGAAGTTAACAAACACAGCACTACATCATGGAATTAGTGTAACTGTATAGATACCTATTTTCCAAGTCAACTTGGTCGTTCTTGAAGGATCGAAAGACGTCTACAATACCTTGGACTTTAGCATCACGCTCCTCGCCTTCCGGCATCCATTTTGCCTTGAAGAGAGGATGTACCATGGCGGCGATGTGCAACTCTGCGTCAGCCAAACTTTCAGCAAATCTTCGCTTTACTGATTCGATCATTGTGTTTAGGAGAGGTTTGCAGTGCTTGATGCCGCCTTTCTCCTTCAGGTTTTCCATCTTATTGAGAAGGATGGTAAGCGTAGGAAGTAAATAACCGATAGAGATGTTGACGTCTGCTTGAAGAACATTCAATGCTTCTGATATAGGCTCCATCACTTTGACGTATTCACGAATGAATTCCTCTTCGGCTGGGCGGAAATACGCAATCCCGAATTGTTCAAAAAGTGCTTTAAGTTCGGTCCTTTTCTTTGTGACGAAGTATTTGGCTCGTTGCATGGCATTGAAATAAGAATTCCAACGAGTTTCATTATGAATGATAAAGAGCATCCCAAGGCTCTCTATGATCGTGTCAGAAGCCTTAGAGCTTCGATTTTGCTTATTCCAGATAGCAGTCAGTTTCTTATCGGTTGCCTCCATTAGGTTCTTGAGAGCCGGTTCTAGATCCTTATAGATGTCACACTTGCAAATCAGGTTTAATGTGTGGCATGCACACCGACGATGAGGTGGTAGGATGTAAATGTTGGTTGCGTCAATACCACTATTTAGGATTGCCGTTAAGGAAATTGGATTCATGTCAGCATCAgtattttcttgaatttcgGATTCACTCTCTTGCTCCGTTGCAGATTCTCCTTGATCCTCCTTTTCCTTATCATGGTTATGATCAGATAACGAATCGATCTCATCATCGGTCTCTTCAAAATCAGAAAGCTCATCTTCTAGAAGAGCGGCGATGTTGTCTTCTCCGGTCAccttgaaattaaaaaaaaagaattcagtACCGACATTGTAAGAAACTGATTGCTAGTCTAGTACCATCCTGTTTGACCTGACATTTACTGGCTGCAGAGTCGTCCTAGAGGTGGACGCGTTCAAAACGTCCAATGAAGCTGCCCTTAGAGGcgcattttgattttgagTCGAAGTGGATCTCTCGATGGTGGAGTGGAGAGACGAGGATCCATAGAGACGAAATGCTTTCACAAAATTGCTTCCGTTGTCCGTCACCGTTGCCGTCAATTTGTGAAGGATGTCGTATTCTTCGTACACACCTTCTAGGAGCTTGgcaataatttcaaaatcacaCTTTCCTATGACGCGTCTTACGGCAAGGCATACGGAACGCCTTTTCAGGTTTGGAGCGATCCAGTGGGCAGTGATGCCGATGAACGCCCGCCGCCTAGAAGTCCATCCATCGGCAGTTGTACAAATCCACAATGCGCCTCGCAACTGGTTCATAAGAGCAGCTCTCTTCTTTATATACATACTGGCGATCTGCTTTCGGTAGAATGCACGGTTCCTGACTTTAAGACGAGGTTGCAATTTACGGGTGTAAGTCCGGAAGGCTTCTGTCTCTGTGTGATAGACTGGTAGAACCGCGTCACAAAGGTATTCCTGTAAAAGGATAATAGATGAAGTTTACCAACAATCTTTCTCTTATGCCAGTAACAATTACCGGAATGAATTCATCCAGGTTTTTCTGTGTGACAAGTTTTTGGTACCCTTGAAAAGACAAGACCTGCTGCACGGAGGCTGGCTTACGATCTGTCTCGATCTTTTTATCCGAATGGTCCCTAAGAGGTTGGACGCCCATCAACTTAGTAGCATCAATTTCTTTACAAAGTGTGTTAAACTTTTCCAGCTGTTCCTTATGAACCGTCTAAAGACCAAAAAAGGCATAAAATCGACCATCTTCAACAAGTTGTCATACCAAGTACGTCATACTTTGATGTGAGCCCGCAAGTTTCCTCTAGAGTTGTTTATCGCCGATAGAGTCTTTCCCATTCTGGGACAATCTTTCACTTGACAAGCGTACAGGGAGCTTCCATTTTTCGCCGAGGGCTCAATAAACTTGAAGAAGGATGGTGGGTAGGAAAGCCTTTTGATGTCATCAGATTCTACAAAACCCATAATAAGTAATCTACAGAAACATGACTAGATTTATTCTTTATATACCTTTCAAAGATTGGACACTAGTAGCATCTTCAGGATTCCTTGTGTCACTCTCTCGATCTCTGCTGGGACTTGAAGAAGATAGATTGCTGTCATCACGAGAAGTGTCCAACTCATTAAGGCCCATCACCTCAgtatctaaaataaaaaagatgaaTAATAGGATATGAAAGATTAGGTTTGGGAGTATTACCTGAATGAACTGTTTGCCCACGCTGAACAGATTGAGTGCTGGTAGAAGCTGGTACTGAAGCTTCCTTCGCAGTGGCAGGT is from Daphnia magna isolate NIES unplaced genomic scaffold, ASM2063170v1.1 Dm_contigs251, whole genome shotgun sequence and encodes:
- the LOC123467871 gene encoding uncharacterized protein LOC123467871, producing the protein MAKHNRNDFLTLAILYWNWGKIENMHFLLRKKLEKARKEIKQGTPKLEKLLETHNLVYNDLPLIHKELETKAKAILDQRKTKKTTVDTLRRMLEGLHAHLKTTSISISKEAENSKSRTKLRRVLTEPKRKALETIELINSKDTTLPISYEDFNEGVFPWETVLDRDDTHFPTLSLADKYNIVDSWMLLKRAREEITLSKNEMINYMRFLIDKRSSLQQPSQKHTGEDEKFAKGKSVMKVSEVHHLNLKIQMALTTFNLKCNQDFSDFVCETQTNHSEPEFEFDTSDEDNYDSLSESEYSDEETESSSSYSEDDESAI
- the LOC116929997 gene encoding LOW QUALITY PROTEIN: uncharacterized protein LOC116929997 (The sequence of the model RefSeq protein was modified relative to this genomic sequence to represent the inferred CDS: inserted 1 base in 1 codon), which codes for MGRGNRSQQNKRGKRSAPVRNENSVLLHQSVNPPDAAQIDDVAVAEPATAKEASVPASTSTQSVQRGQTVHSDTEVMGLNELDTSRDDSNLSSSSPSRDRESDTRNPEDATSVQSLKESDDIKRLSYPPSFFKFIEPSAKNGSSLYACQVKDCPRMGKTLSAINNSRGNLRAHIKTVHKEQLEKFNTLCKEIDATKLMGVQPLRDHSDKKIETDRKPASVQQVLSFQGYQKLVTQKNLDEFIPEYLCDAVLPVYHTETEAFRTYTRKLQPRLKVRNRAFYRKQIASMYIKKRAALMNQLRGALWICTTADGWTSRRRAFIGITAHWIAPNLKRRSVCLAVRRVIGKCDFEIIAKLLEGVYEEYDILHKLTATVTDNGSNFVKAFRLYGSSSLHSTIERSTSTQNQNAPLRAASLDVLNASTSRTTLQPVNVRSNRMVTGEDNIAALLEDELSDFEETDDEIDSLSDHNHDKEKEDQGESATEQESESEIQENTDADMNPISLTAILNSGIDATNIYILPPHRRCACHTLNLICKCDIYKDLEPALKNLMEATDKKLTAIWNKQNRSSKASDTIIESLGMLFIIHNETRWNSYFNAMQRAKYFVTKKRTELKALFEQFGIAYFRPAEEEFIREYVKVMEPISEALNVLQADVNISIGYLLPTLTILLNKMENLKEKGGIKHCKPLLNTMIESVKRRFAESLADAELHIAAMVHPLFKAKWMPEGEERDAKVQGIVDVFRSFKNDQVDLENRKQSYSAADGIQSEDSDYSPQRKKTKKDFFKSXFDKHSTSGIQRG